A DNA window from Maribellus comscasis contains the following coding sequences:
- a CDS encoding sialidase family protein, with the protein MKTKQISLLLLISCIFFLANSCQSKKNKRKEYINNNPQKIIVWNPTEENVEMYRIPGIIVSTKGTVLAFAEERPIAGDEDPKSLVLRRSADNGKTWSKNIYIEKCDGNYWSAHANEIAPIDDRNKKEVWTNVAPIVDKETGRIFFFYSLSEGAVAEQNLQRYTKVFYKYSDDDGLTWSERTEVTDLLNAKEDGSPNKDENGNWITDVNGYPCDYLGRAFHMPGPGHGIQLTGGRLLLQLWNRTALGKIDEGSIPIEERQYGICTIYSDDHGKTWHYGSAFGHDGLNMNESRIAELENGDVYINSRYVSVTSGQTDNRRITGISHDKGATWTNIKIDSNFPLTNPCDGGLVAIPSENTDKKILLYSKNEIPGKREKLVIRLSHDEGESWPVSKVADEGPAWYSDLTLLPDNTILVIYEAGINKPVYCINFNLEWITSQ; encoded by the coding sequence GTGAAAACAAAACAAATATCACTCTTACTTCTTATCTCTTGTATATTTTTTCTGGCCAATTCATGTCAGTCAAAAAAAAACAAAAGGAAAGAATATATTAACAATAATCCACAAAAAATAATAGTCTGGAATCCTACCGAAGAAAATGTTGAAATGTACAGAATTCCCGGAATCATCGTTTCAACAAAAGGAACTGTACTTGCATTTGCCGAAGAACGTCCGATTGCAGGCGACGAAGATCCAAAATCACTCGTTCTTAGAAGAAGTGCAGACAATGGAAAAACTTGGTCCAAAAATATTTACATTGAAAAATGCGATGGTAATTATTGGTCTGCTCATGCAAATGAAATTGCCCCCATTGATGATAGAAACAAAAAAGAAGTATGGACAAATGTAGCTCCAATAGTAGATAAAGAAACCGGACGTATATTCTTCTTCTACTCTTTAAGCGAAGGAGCTGTTGCCGAACAAAACCTGCAACGATATACAAAAGTTTTCTACAAATACAGTGATGACGACGGATTAACCTGGTCTGAAAGAACAGAAGTTACAGACCTTTTAAATGCAAAAGAAGACGGATCTCCCAACAAAGATGAAAACGGCAACTGGATAACCGATGTTAACGGATATCCATGTGACTATCTCGGTAGAGCTTTTCATATGCCGGGCCCCGGGCATGGAATTCAACTTACAGGCGGACGGCTTCTTCTCCAGCTATGGAACAGAACTGCCCTCGGAAAAATAGATGAAGGAAGTATACCGATAGAAGAAAGGCAATACGGTATTTGCACCATTTATAGTGATGACCATGGAAAAACATGGCACTACGGTTCAGCTTTTGGCCATGATGGGTTAAACATGAATGAGTCGAGAATAGCAGAACTGGAAAACGGAGATGTATACATCAATTCCCGTTACGTTAGTGTAACTTCCGGGCAAACCGACAATCGACGTATAACCGGAATTAGTCATGACAAAGGGGCTACATGGACTAATATTAAGATTGACTCCAATTTCCCTTTAACCAATCCCTGTGACGGTGGATTAGTGGCTATCCCTTCTGAAAACACTGACAAAAAAATTCTTTTATATAGCAAAAATGAAATTCCGGGAAAACGCGAAAAGCTTGTTATACGCTTAAGTCACGACGAAGGAGAAAGCTGGCCTGTTTCCAAAGTTGCAGACGAAGGCCCGGCCTGGTACAGCGATCTTACTCTACTACCCGACAATACAATTTTAGTTATATACGAAGCAGGCATAAACAAGCCGGTTTACTGTATAAATTTTAATTTGGAATGGATAACAAGTCAATAA